A single window of Rana temporaria chromosome 1, aRanTem1.1, whole genome shotgun sequence DNA harbors:
- the LOC120944271 gene encoding coiled-coil domain-containing protein 181-like: protein IFLEEAKRYIAEKIEEANKKLEMETIDENRQRKLKFKDNLVDLEVPPLDFPDNDGTESLTEDDVVGGITQLHLNDTPAKEELNAEENENIEEGAKDGKILIEKDGKFELVSLKDIENQCSLPPIGNIMVKELSKSPSPSMQSTRFGALQNGDDLDHKKKVANVNNFVPQPPGGPKARPSSASHSLKSLHRVKPSRRAQSAILSTRNTTFSLSSEQKELQKRIQERQERLRREEEDRKKVAEEMKRRENEMAFKFWLQKKNEQLMQEKRILHAKELEKSSISDKDKEGSDEAFGTWLRRKHRDQLKEKKMEELRQQETAAFLEESKDSGPNPQTCIFRRATYAQWVKQKRIQKRVEQQAAKERSRRLLLEARRSKQIHNLLYNISDSRSSRYIDPYS from the exons ATCTTCTTGGAGGAGGCCAAACGATATATTgcagagaagatagaagaagcaaACAAGAAATTAGAAATGGAAACCATTGATGAAAATCGCCAGAGGAAGCTTAAATTTAAGGACAATTTGGTTGATTTGGAAGTTCCACCATTAGATTTTCCAGACAACGATGGAACTGAAAGTCTCACTGAAGACGATGTAGTAGGTGGCATAACACAATTGCATCTTAATGATACCCCAGCCAAAGAAGAGTTGAATGCTGAAGAAAATGAAAACATTGAAGAAGGAGCAAAAGATGGGAAAATTTTGATTGAGAAAGATGGAAAGTTTGAACTGGTCAGTTTAAAGGACATTGAGAACCAGTGTTCTCTACCACCTATcggtaacatta tggttaaggagctgtCAAAATCTCCATCGCCATCTATGCAGTCAACTAGATTTGGTGCATTGCAAAATGGAGACGATTTAGATCACAAGAAAAAAGTCGCTAATGTAAATAACTTTGTCCCTCAACCTCCTGGTGGGCCTAAAGCCCGACCTAGCTCTGCTAGTCATTCATTGAAATCTCTACACAGAGTGAAGCCATCGCGTAGAGCCCAGTCTGCAATTTTATCAACCAGAAACACAACATTCAGCCTTTCCTCAGAGCAAAAGGAGCTACAGAAGAGGATTCAAGAGAGGCAAGAGAGACTTAGGAGAGAGGAAGAAGACCGGAAAAAGGTGGCAGAAGAAATGAAACGGAGAGAAAACGAAATGGCATTTAAATTTTGGTTACAGAAGAAGAATGAACAGCTAATGCAAGAAAAAAGGATCCTGCATGCAAAGGAGCTGGAAAAAAGCAGCATATCTGATAAAGATAAAGAAGGGTCAGATGAAGCTTTTGGTACTTGGCTGAGGAGGAAACATAGAGACCAACTTAAAGAAAAGAAGATGGAGGAACTAAGACAACAGGAGACTGCTGCTTTCCTGGAAGAAAGTAAAGacagtgggccaaatccacagacatGCATTTTCCGAA GAGCAACTTATGCACAGTGGGTAAAGCAGAAGAGAATACAAAAACGCGTTGAACAACAAGCTGCTAAAGAAAGATCTAGAAGACTTTTGCTGGAAGCCCGAAGAAGCAAGCAGATACATAATTTGTTGTACAATATTTCTGACTCCAGATCGTCCCGCTACATTGATCCCTACAGCTAA